A genomic region of Leptotrichia hofstadii contains the following coding sequences:
- a CDS encoding ATP-binding cassette domain-containing protein produces MKNNDLINKLTISELSNKYPFAENFFTENNLPVETFQDKTFHEFIVTFAEDKIEDFALDVEKIEESLVDYIEQMKLFLGMEEENSIDMLTIVAGQDKSGNKEGFERLDIHKSEIISIVGPTGSGKSRLLADIEWTAQKDTPTQRQILINGELPDKKWRYSSNNKLVAQLSQNMNFVMDLSVKEFLELHAQSRMIEDIDETVEKIITAANNLAGEQFDLTTAITALSGGQSRALMIADTAILSSSPIVLIDEIENAGIDRKKALELLVSSDKIVLMATHDPTLALIADKRIIIKNGGISKIITTSPEEKKILKKLDEMDDIIQKMRSDLRKGEILKGDF; encoded by the coding sequence ATGAAAAATAACGATTTAATAAATAAATTGACTATTAGTGAACTTAGCAATAAATATCCCTTTGCAGAAAACTTTTTTACGGAAAACAACTTGCCTGTGGAAACTTTTCAGGATAAGACATTTCACGAGTTCATCGTAACTTTTGCAGAAGATAAAATTGAGGACTTTGCACTGGATGTGGAAAAAATTGAGGAAAGTCTTGTTGACTACATTGAGCAGATGAAACTTTTTTTGGGAATGGAAGAGGAAAATTCGATTGATATGCTTACAATTGTCGCTGGGCAAGATAAATCTGGGAATAAAGAGGGATTTGAGCGGCTTGATATTCATAAATCAGAAATTATTTCCATTGTAGGGCCTACAGGCTCTGGAAAATCAAGACTTCTTGCCGACATCGAATGGACTGCCCAGAAAGACACTCCAACACAGCGTCAAATCCTTATAAACGGTGAACTTCCAGATAAAAAATGGCGTTATTCCTCAAACAACAAATTAGTCGCCCAACTATCACAAAACATGAATTTCGTTATGGATTTATCAGTAAAGGAATTTCTAGAACTGCACGCTCAAAGCCGAATGATTGAAGACATTGATGAAACTGTAGAAAAAATCATTACTGCTGCAAACAATCTGGCTGGAGAGCAATTTGACTTAACTACTGCAATCACAGCCCTAAGTGGTGGACAATCCCGTGCTTTAATGATTGCCGACACAGCCATTTTAAGCTCATCTCCAATTGTCCTAATTGACGAAATTGAAAATGCAGGAATTGACAGGAAAAAAGCCTTGGAATTACTTGTTTCATCAGACAAAATCGTATTAATGGCAACACACGACCCAACATTGGCACTAATAGCAGATAAACGAATTATAATAAAAAATGGTGGAATCAGTAAAATTATTACAACAAGCCCTGAAGAAAAGAAAATTTTGAAAAAACTGGATGAAATGGATGATATTATTCAAAAAATGAGAAGTGATTTGAGAAAAGGGGAAATTTTGAAAGGTGATTTTTAA
- a CDS encoding ABC transporter substrate-binding protein, which translates to MFSLDDTLYEIINKYPEALDFFIANGFEQLKNKQMLEVMGKNITLKMALMSKKLNQELFVEKLETFLQKDADVDVSLDESKADENSDLIIEGVLPCPIRIPLLEGIKDWVNEQNEKNDYTISYTLKSANLGLDWVVEKVKTGNSDKVSDVLLSAGFELFFDKNLMGQYMENGIFETHLENMNKDFCNETIDLRDPKKRYAIMGVVPAIFLVNKTSLGDRKVPETWADLLNEEFEDSVALPMADLDLFNALLANLYKDFGMDGIHKLARSYKKSLHPAQMVKARTRTPEAPAVSIIPYFFSQMIDGTGDLEAVWPKDGALLSPIFMITKKSKADKIKPFMDLFMSNEIGTIFSANGKFPSTNPNVDNHLEEHQNFKWIGWDYIYSHDIGKIIRECEDEFNNDVQKSLAQ; encoded by the coding sequence ATGTTTAGTTTAGATGATACACTTTATGAAATTATAAATAAATATCCTGAAGCACTGGATTTTTTTATTGCAAATGGATTTGAGCAGTTAAAAAATAAGCAGATGCTTGAGGTTATGGGGAAAAATATTACTTTGAAAATGGCTCTTATGTCAAAAAAACTTAATCAGGAACTGTTTGTTGAAAAGCTGGAAACATTTTTGCAAAAAGATGCAGATGTTGATGTTTCACTGGATGAAAGCAAAGCTGATGAAAATAGTGACTTGATAATTGAAGGAGTTCTGCCCTGTCCTATCAGAATCCCACTTTTAGAAGGTATAAAAGACTGGGTAAACGAACAGAACGAGAAAAATGATTATACTATTTCATATACCTTGAAATCAGCAAATTTAGGACTTGACTGGGTTGTAGAAAAAGTTAAGACAGGTAATTCTGACAAAGTTTCGGATGTGCTTCTTTCGGCTGGATTTGAACTGTTTTTTGATAAGAATTTGATGGGGCAATATATGGAAAATGGTATTTTTGAAACACACCTTGAAAATATGAATAAAGATTTCTGCAACGAAACTATTGACTTGCGGGATCCTAAAAAGCGTTACGCAATAATGGGAGTCGTGCCAGCAATATTTTTAGTAAACAAAACTTCTTTAGGCGATAGAAAAGTACCAGAAACTTGGGCAGACTTGTTAAATGAAGAATTTGAAGATTCAGTTGCATTGCCAATGGCTGATTTAGACTTGTTTAATGCCCTTCTTGCAAATCTTTACAAAGATTTTGGAATGGACGGGATACATAAATTGGCACGTTCATACAAAAAGAGCCTGCACCCTGCTCAAATGGTAAAAGCCAGAACGCGAACACCAGAAGCCCCTGCTGTCAGTATTATTCCATACTTCTTTTCTCAGATGATTGACGGAACAGGAGATTTGGAGGCTGTATGGCCAAAAGATGGAGCTTTGCTAAGCCCAATATTTATGATTACAAAAAAATCTAAGGCAGATAAAATCAAGCCATTTATGGACTTATTTATGTCAAATGAAATTGGAACAATTTTTTCTGCAAATGGAAAATTCCCGTCAACAAATCCAAATGTGGATAACCATTTAGAAGAACATCAGAATTTTAAATGGATTGGCTGGGATTATATCTATAGCCATGATATTGGAAAAATTATTCGTGAATGTGAAGATGAATTTAATAATGATGTGCAAAAAAGCCTTGCACAATAA
- a CDS encoding GTP-binding protein produces the protein MNLIIFSGPPSSGKTSVILKTVEALKSQGMSVGVVKFDCLYTDDDKLYAKAGIPVKKGISGALCPDHFFVSNIEEVVQWGNSLGLSILITESAGLCNRCSPYIKDIKGVCVIDNLSGINTPKKIGPLLKAADIVIITKGDIVSQAEREVFASRVNSVNPKAVTMHVNGLTGQGAYELSTLLYEKELEIDSVQGMELRFPMPSALCSYCLGEKRIGEKYQMGNVRKMNLQQ, from the coding sequence ATGAATTTGATAATATTTTCAGGCCCACCATCATCAGGAAAAACAAGCGTTATTCTAAAAACAGTAGAAGCCTTAAAATCACAAGGAATGTCAGTTGGAGTAGTAAAATTCGACTGCCTTTACACAGATGATGACAAATTATACGCAAAAGCGGGAATTCCAGTAAAAAAAGGAATTTCAGGAGCTTTATGCCCAGACCATTTCTTCGTATCGAATATCGAGGAAGTCGTGCAATGGGGAAATAGCCTTGGGCTTTCAATATTAATTACAGAATCGGCAGGACTTTGCAACAGATGTTCGCCATATATCAAGGACATCAAGGGAGTCTGTGTAATCGACAATTTATCAGGAATTAATACGCCTAAAAAGATTGGACCATTATTAAAAGCCGCTGATATTGTGATTATTACCAAAGGAGACATTGTTTCACAAGCTGAACGTGAAGTTTTTGCCTCACGTGTGAACTCTGTAAACCCAAAAGCTGTAACAATGCATGTTAACGGGCTTACTGGGCAGGGAGCGTATGAATTAAGCACACTTCTTTACGAAAAAGAGCTGGAAATAGACAGCGTTCAGGGAATGGAACTTAGATTTCCAATGCCATCAGCACTTTGCTCTTACTGCTTAGGAGAAAAGAGAATCGGTGAAAAATATCAGATGGGTAATGTCCGAAAAATGAATTTACAGCAATAA